DNA sequence from the Sulfurimonas sp. HSL3-1 genome:
AAGCGACGATTCTCAGCGATGAAAAAGAGATGGCGGAACACCTAATGGTCGTCGATCTCCTTCGTAACGACCTCGGCATCGTAGCGACCAATATACAAGTCGAAAAATTCCGTTATATCGACAGAATTAAAGCCGGAGCCAAAACACTTCTTCAGGTCAGTTCCAAGATCTCGGGACAGCTGGAAAACACATGGCCGTCACGCATCGAAGAGATACTGCATTCACTGCTGCCCGCAGGGAGTATCAGCGGTACACCGAAAAAACGTACCGTGGAAATCATCAAAGAGGTCGAAGGATACGAACGCGGCTATTTTACAGGGGTATTTGGCTATTTTGACGGCACGAACCTCTACAGTGCCGTTTCCATCCGCTTTATCGAAAATACGCCGTATGGGCGCGTCTACAAGAGCGGCGGCGGCATCACAATAGACAGTGATGCACAAAAAGAGTATGAAGAGCTTATCGACAAGATCTATATTCCCTGAGCATGAGTGAGTACATTGATATTAAGTAGACAGATTGCTAAGATAATGTAGTTTGCATCCAGTGATTGTTTAGAAGAAAAAGGGTTTTAGTGATTGTGATTGATGTTGTAAAGGAGGTAAATCCGAGAACCAGGCGGCGACCTACGTTCCCAACCCTGAAAGGGTCAGTATTATCAGCGATGAGAGGCTTAGCTTCCGGGTTCGGAATGGGGCCGGGCGTTTCCCTCTCTCTATAGCCACCTGGACAATCGGATCTAAAGGCTCCGGAGAGCGCTTAGATCCGACTGTGTCGGTATTAAGATTGTTAAAGTCAACGGGTGCAACTACTTTGATTACAGCCTCTCATATTCAGTAAGGCAGTAAGACACTAATTTTAGGGAAAAAAGACGAACGGACTATTAGTACTGGTCAGCTAAACAGATTGCTCTGCGTACACACCCAGCCTATCAAGCATGTAGTCTTCATGCGTCCTTCAGGGAGAGTTCATCTTGGAGTTGGCTTCCCGCTTAGATGCTTTCAGCGGTTATCACATCCGAACGTAGCTACCCGGCGGTGCCCTTGGCAGGACAACCGGTGCACCAGTGGTTCGTCCAACCCGGTCCTCTCGTACTAGGGTCAGCTCTCCTCAACTCTCCTACGCCCACGGAAGATAGGGACCGAACTGTCTCACGACGTTCTGAACCCAGCTCGCGTACCGCTTTAAATGGCGAACAGCCATACCCTTGGGACCTGCTCCAGCCCCAGGATGCGATGAGCCGACATCGAGGTGCCAAACCTCCCCGTCGATGTGAGCTCTTGGGGGAGATCAGCCTGTTATCCCCGGCGTACCTTTTATCCTTTGAGCGATGGCCCTTCCACACAGAACCACCGGATCACTATGACCGTCTTTCGACTCTGCTCGACATGTACGTCTCACAGTCAGGCTGGCTTATGCCATTATACTCTGCGATGGATTTCCAACCCATCTGAGCCAACCTTTGTAAGCCTCCGTTACTTTTTAGGAGGCGACCGCCCCAGTCAAACTACCCACCAGACATTGTCCTGACAGAGGATAACTCTGCGCAGTTAGCTATCAGAATATTCAAGGGTGGTATCTCAAGGGTGCCTCATATACAACTGGCGTCATATAATCAACGGCTCCCACCTATCCTGCACATGAATATCCCAATAGCAGTGTCAAGCTATAGTAAAGGTGCACG
Encoded proteins:
- a CDS encoding aminodeoxychorismate synthase component I, whose amino-acid sequence is MATASLNALCTQSVPFFFLSDFEGKDLACYPLDTLADEDIEFAFHATGTPHDTRVDKQPVGFETYKEKLLRVQEYIRNGETYLLNLTQPTPIECSDSLHTIYTKANAPFKLRFKDQFVCFSPEKFIEIIDDKIYTYPMKGTIDASIPHAEATILSDEKEMAEHLMVVDLLRNDLGIVATNIQVEKFRYIDRIKAGAKTLLQVSSKISGQLENTWPSRIEEILHSLLPAGSISGTPKKRTVEIIKEVEGYERGYFTGVFGYFDGTNLYSAVSIRFIENTPYGRVYKSGGGITIDSDAQKEYEELIDKIYIP